CAGAAACATATGGGTGTAGCGGGATACCGCTTATTGGCTGTACCTCTAGTTTTTTGACGTATCCGATTTGTTCCATATATTGTGCACGATAAAAATAGTCGTTTGCATCGCTGAGCAGTTTTACAAAATAGGTGTTAGGTATTTCAAAATACATATTTATATAACTTTCGTTTAGTGTGGGTGTTTTATATAAATAAACTCCTGCAAATTTTATTCTTGCAAATTGTTCGCCGTCACCTGTTGCAAAAACAGTTTTGTTTTGCGGAGCCAACAAAAGTGCATGAGAATAAATAAGCACTATAATTAGTGTCACCGGCACAAAAAACAATAATGAAAAAAGTTTTTTCATAGTTTCCCTCATCTTCATTCTAAAACAAAATCTGAACATAAAAAACACAAAAATTGTAAAAAATTGAGGAGTTTTGATGAATGAAATTATTTACAGACTTAGGCAGATTTATAATGAAACCCGGCGCAGATTTGAAAACAATAAAATTTTTAGATATAACACGGGTGAAATTGTTCACAAAAAACAGCTGGAGTTTCATAAATCCCCTGCGCGCAACCGTTGGGTGTTTGGCGGCAACAGAAGCGGAAAGACCGAATGCGGCGCAGTTGAAGCAATTTTTTTGGCGCGGGGTATTCATCCGTATAGGAAAAATAAGCCCTCAGTCAGCGGTTGGGTGGTGTCGCTCTCAACGCAGGTTCAGAGGGATGTTGCGCAAAAGAAAATTCTTGAATATCTCAATCCCGATTGGATAGAAGATATTGCTATGTTAAGCGGAAAAAAGGATAACCCTGAAGGAGGTGTAATAGATTATATAACCATAAAAAATATTTTTGGGAGTGTCAGCCGCATAGGGTTTAAGAGCTGTGATCAGGGCAGGGAAAAGTTTCAGGGGATGAGCCTTGACTTTGTGTGGTTTGATGAAGAGCCGCCTCAGGATGTTTATGTTGAATGCCGCATGCGTGTTATGGATAAATGTGGCGATATTTTTGCCACCATGACGCCGCTTAAGGGGCTGACATTTGTATATAACGAAATTTATATGAACACTCATGACCCCGAAATTTGGTGCATGTTTATGGAGTGGAATGATAATCCATACCTCGATAAAAACGAAATAATGCTGATGGAAAATGCACTCGGCGCTGATGAACTTGACACACGAAGAAGCGGCAAATTTAGCACCGCTCTTGGTCTCGTGTATAATGACTTTTCGCCCCTTGTGCACGTTGTGGAGCCTTTTGCGGTTCCACACGAGTGGTATGATAATATTTCTATCGACCCGGGGCTTAAAAATCCTCTGTCTTGTCACTTTTATGCAGTGGATTTTGATGATAATATTTATGTGATATATGAGCATTATGAGGCAGGCCGTGATGTAGCCTTTCATGCCGAAAAGATAAAACAAATTGCCGACAAACTGAATTGGCCGCGTCTTAGTAACGGCAGTCTTTCTGCGCTTATTGACAGTGCAGCAAATCAGCGTACTCTTGCTTCAACCAAAAGTGTGGTGGAGTTATTTTTAGAATACGGCATAACCGTCAATCCGAATGTCAACAAGGATTTGTTTAGCGGCATCAATCGTGTAAAGAGTTATCTTAAAACCGAAAATGGACCTAGACTTTTTATATTTAATAATTGTGTAAATCTAATAAGGGAATTTAAGGGCTATTTTTGGGGGTTGGGCGACAGTCCTGTTAAAAAGGATGACCATGCGCTTGATGAGCTTAGATATTATATAATGTCGCGACCTGAAAACAGAAAACAAAATATGAAAACCATGGTGCAAAAACATAAGGAGCAGTTGTATAGGAAAATAAAACGACAAAAATTGTGAGGCCATATGAAAGAAGAAGAATATGAGCAACTTAACATGGGTTTTGAAAAATTAGAGTCGCAAACAGAAGTTGTGATGACGGCAAATAGGCTTGATTTAAAGGAGGCATTGCTTAAGCGTGCGGTTGGGTATGTAAGTGAAGAGCAGGTGGATGAGTATGCCTTAGATGCTCTTGGCGGCAAACTTAAGCTCATTAAGCGTAAAGTTATTCATAAGGAAGTGCCTCCTGATGTGATGGCGGCAAAGGTTTTGATGGATGTGTATAACATAGATGCAATCAGGCGGATGAGTGACGAGGAGCTTGAACAGGAAAAAAATAGACTGCTTATACTTTTAAAACAGGAAGAGGAGATTAAAGGAGGGGAAAATGTTGATAGAGAATAATGTTAAGATAGTACGCTGCATGGGCAAGGAGTGCAATAAAATCGCTGCATATAAAATAACACTGAATAAGAAAAACATTTGTGTGTGCAAAAGCTGCTTAAATAATTTATATGACCGCATCGGAAAAGTGCTTATACCCAAAAGCCCATGCAACTTTTTAAATGATGAAAAAATGAAAAAAGCTGATTTTGACCATCCGCATACCTCCAAAAACGTTTAGTTGTAATTATATAACAAAAAGGAGAAGATAAAAAATGCAAGAGAGAATTAAGAAACATGAAGAAGAAGTCATCAAAAAGTTAGTAGAGGATATCTATACTGACTTCAAAAAAAGAAGGACTGAGCGCAAGCCTTTTGAGGCTCAGTGGCAGCTTAACAACAATTTTGTTATGGGTAATCAATACTGCTCAATTGTGGCAGGCCATGAAGTGGAGGATTATTCAAAACAATACTTTTGGCAGGAGCGTGAAGTTTTTAATCACATAGCACCTTTGATTGAAGCAAGACTTTCAAAGCTTGCTCGCATTAAACCTGCGCTCACAGTGCTTCCTGCAAGTGCTGAGGAAGGGGACATTAAAGTGGCCAAGCTTAGCCGTGATATAATAAATGCCACAAGTGAACGTA
The Christensenellaceae bacterium DNA segment above includes these coding regions:
- a CDS encoding terminase family protein; translation: MNEIIYRLRQIYNETRRRFENNKIFRYNTGEIVHKKQLEFHKSPARNRWVFGGNRSGKTECGAVEAIFLARGIHPYRKNKPSVSGWVVSLSTQVQRDVAQKKILEYLNPDWIEDIAMLSGKKDNPEGGVIDYITIKNIFGSVSRIGFKSCDQGREKFQGMSLDFVWFDEEPPQDVYVECRMRVMDKCGDIFATMTPLKGLTFVYNEIYMNTHDPEIWCMFMEWNDNPYLDKNEIMLMENALGADELDTRRSGKFSTALGLVYNDFSPLVHVVEPFAVPHEWYDNISIDPGLKNPLSCHFYAVDFDDNIYVIYEHYEAGRDVAFHAEKIKQIADKLNWPRLSNGSLSALIDSAANQRTLASTKSVVELFLEYGITVNPNVNKDLFSGINRVKSYLKTENGPRLFIFNNCVNLIREFKGYFWGLGDSPVKKDDHALDELRYYIMSRPENRKQNMKTMVQKHKEQLYRKIKRQKL